In the Mycolicibacter minnesotensis genome, CGCCCGCATGATGACGTGCGCGCACCAGTTGTAGAACACGATGAACGGCCGGGCGGCCGCCATATAGAGCAGATAGGGCGGGATCAGCAGCATCGCCGCGGTCTCCGGACCGGCCAGCGTGATGTTCTTGGGAACCATCTCCCCGAACAACACGTGCAGGGTGACGACGACCGCCAGCGCCACGACGAACGCCACCGTGTGCAAGAGCGGATCCGGAATACCGGCCAGCCGGAACGGGTGTTCGAGCAGGTCGGCCACGGCGGGCTCACCGATGCGGCCCAGCAGGATCGAACACACCGTGACGCCCAGCTGGAACCCGGCCAGCATCAACGGGAGCTGTTCACCGGCCCGGATCACCGTGACCGCGCTGCGCCGACCCTGTTCGGCCAGGGCCTCCAGCCGGTCGCGGCGCGCCGAGATCAGCGAGAACTCCGCGCCGACGAAGAACCCGTTCCCGACGATCAGCACGACGGTGAGCACCACGTTCACCACGTCACCCACGGCCGGCCTCCAAGCGGGTGAGGGCCAGCAGGTCGATCCGCCGGCCATCCATGCGGACCACCCTGGCCAGCCAGCGTGGCGGGTGCGAGGAGAGTTCGTCGGGGTGGAATGCGGTCAGTTCGACGGTCTCGCCGACCGCCGGAATGTGGCCGAGTTCTTGGAGCACCAGACCGCCGATGGTTTCGTAGTCGCCCTCCGGCGCCCGGTAGCCGGTGGCGACGGCCACCTCGTCGATGCGCAGCAGTCCCGACACCTGCCAGCCTCCTCCGGAGGCGACGACGTCGGGGGTGGCGTCGTCGTGCTCGTCGCGCACGTCACCCACGATCTCCTCGATGAGGTCCTCGACGGTCACCATGCCGGCGGTGCCGCCGTACTCGTCGACGACCATGGCCGCTTGTTGACCGTTGGCGCGGATCTGTTCCATCACCGCATCGCCGTCCAGCGTGGACGGCACCACCGCGACCGGCTGGGCCACCATGGTGACCGGCGTGGCCGCCCGGTCGGCGGCGGCGACGGCGAAAACCCGCTTGACGTGGACGATGCCTACCGTGGCGTCCAGGTCGCCGTCGACTACCGGGAAGCGGGAGAAGCCGGTCTCGACGGCGACCGCCGCCAGGTCGGCGACCGTGTCATCAGCCTGCAGGCTCACGATCTTGGACCGCGGCGTCATGAGCTCCGCGGCGGACAGGGCACCGAAGCGCAGCGACCCTTCCACCAACGCGGCGGTAGTCGGGTCGAGGGCCCCGCTGCGCGCGGAATTTCGCACCAGGGACGCCAGCTCCCGCGCGGAGCGGGCCGACGCCAGCCGGTCGGCGGGCTCGATCCCGACCCGCCGCAGGATCCGATTCGCGGTCCCGTTGGTCACCCGGATCGCGATCGCGAAAATCCGGGAGAACAGCAGCTGTGGTCCGGCTACCGCGCGGGCGATCGGCAGCGGACGTGCCACGGCCAGGTTCTTGGGCACCAACTCGCCGAAAACCATGGACAGTGAGGTGGCGATCACCAAGGCCAGGAACAGGGCCACGCCGCCGGCGGTGCGCTCGGACATGCCGACCGCCGCCAGCGGGAGCCGCAGCCATCGGGCCAGCACAGGTTCGGCCAGATAACCGGTGGCCAGCGTCGTGATCGAGATGCCCAGCTGGGCACCGGACAGCTGAAACGACAACGTCCGATGCGCCTGTTGAATGTAGGCATCGCGGCGGCCACCGCGGCGTGCGTTGGCCTCCACAACACTGCGTTCCAGGGTGGTCAGGGAGAACTCGGCGGCCACGAAAACCGCCGTACCCAACGTCAGAATCGCGAACGCCAGCAGG is a window encoding:
- a CDS encoding hemolysin family protein, which codes for MTLAVTVGSLLAFAILTLGTAVFVAAEFSLTTLERSVVEANARRGGRRDAYIQQAHRTLSFQLSGAQLGISITTLATGYLAEPVLARWLRLPLAAVGMSERTAGGVALFLALVIATSLSMVFGELVPKNLAVARPLPIARAVAGPQLLFSRIFAIAIRVTNGTANRILRRVGIEPADRLASARSARELASLVRNSARSGALDPTTAALVEGSLRFGALSAAELMTPRSKIVSLQADDTVADLAAVAVETGFSRFPVVDGDLDATVGIVHVKRVFAVAAADRAATPVTMVAQPVAVVPSTLDGDAVMEQIRANGQQAAMVVDEYGGTAGMVTVEDLIEEIVGDVRDEHDDATPDVVASGGGWQVSGLLRIDEVAVATGYRAPEGDYETIGGLVLQELGHIPAVGETVELTAFHPDELSSHPPRWLARVVRMDGRRIDLLALTRLEAGRG